A genomic region of Polynucleobacter necessarius contains the following coding sequences:
- the rsmA gene encoding 16S rRNA (adenine(1518)-N(6)/adenine(1519)-N(6))-dimethyltransferase RsmA, whose amino-acid sequence MHRARKRFGQNFLQDNGIIHSIVALINPSSDMHVIEIGPGLGALTRPLLSNLDQLDLLEIDRDLVACWNKENLTGLKVIEGDALKFDFLEWATNRADKKGLCKVVGNLPYNISSPLLFHLVSAAEEIDEQVFMLQAEVVERMVAEAGSSDFSRLSVMLQARYDMELVLEVPPEAFDPMPKVNSAVVRMIPRRDFDLSDPQWRSLEKVVAAAFSQRRKMLRTNLQAFADRLNLTEIELKARAQDISVARYVEWAKTLAS is encoded by the coding sequence ATGCATCGCGCTCGTAAACGATTTGGTCAGAACTTTTTACAAGACAATGGGATTATTCATTCCATAGTAGCCTTGATTAATCCAAGCTCAGACATGCATGTGATTGAGATTGGCCCAGGCCTAGGCGCACTCACTAGACCCTTGTTGAGTAATCTTGATCAATTAGATCTTTTAGAGATCGATCGTGACTTAGTCGCTTGCTGGAATAAAGAAAATCTAACAGGCTTAAAAGTAATTGAAGGTGATGCCCTGAAATTTGATTTTTTGGAGTGGGCTACAAATCGTGCCGATAAAAAGGGTCTATGCAAGGTTGTAGGAAACCTCCCCTACAACATCTCTTCCCCATTGCTATTTCATTTAGTATCGGCAGCAGAAGAAATTGATGAGCAAGTATTTATGCTGCAAGCAGAAGTCGTAGAGCGTATGGTGGCTGAGGCGGGAAGCTCAGATTTCAGTAGATTATCCGTAATGCTTCAAGCTCGCTACGATATGGAGTTGGTTTTAGAGGTTCCCCCTGAGGCTTTTGATCCAATGCCTAAGGTGAATTCTGCTGTGGTCCGCATGATCCCTAGAAGGGATTTTGATTTAAGTGATCCACAGTGGCGCTCTTTAGAGAAGGTGGTTGCAGCGGCATTCTCACAAAGAAGAAAAATGCTGCGTACGAATTTACAAGCTTTTGCGGATAGGCTTAATTTGACTGAGATAGAGCTCAAAGCAAGAGCTCAAGATATTTCTGTAGCGCGTTACGTTGAATGGGCGAAGACTTTAGCTTCTTAG
- the pdxA gene encoding 4-hydroxythreonine-4-phosphate dehydrogenase PdxA produces MQQLAPLVKLAVTTGEPAGVGPEVSVAAAQAFLQKHSDVQITLLGDVDLLTSTQVISPTLTDRLKIEAISISKPVIPGTLNPANAQYVLQLLNNAADGCLDGRFDAMVTAPIQKSIINESGIPFTGHTEYLEHRCKVKHVVMMLCAPLPAGFLGLKASRNLRVALVTTHLPVREVPLALSYELVLETIQIVNEDLQNKFGISKPVIRVAGLNPHAGESGYIGHEEIEFISPAIEAAKTMGINVTGPYPGDTMFDASSLTSVDAYIAMFHDQGLAPFKFVSFGGGVNVTLGLPIIRTSVDHGTALDIAGKGVADSGSMFEALSLAYQLGQ; encoded by the coding sequence ATGCAGCAACTAGCGCCCCTCGTTAAGCTGGCCGTTACCACTGGCGAGCCTGCCGGTGTTGGTCCTGAGGTTTCTGTAGCAGCTGCACAAGCCTTTTTGCAGAAGCATTCAGATGTTCAGATCACTTTACTTGGGGATGTTGATTTATTGACATCAACTCAAGTAATTAGCCCCACATTAACTGATCGCCTCAAGATAGAGGCCATTTCTATTTCTAAGCCTGTAATTCCAGGCACTTTAAATCCAGCAAATGCTCAATACGTTTTACAGTTACTGAATAATGCTGCAGACGGTTGTCTCGATGGTCGATTCGATGCAATGGTGACCGCCCCAATACAAAAAAGCATTATTAACGAAAGCGGGATTCCTTTTACGGGGCACACAGAATATCTAGAGCATCGTTGCAAGGTAAAGCATGTTGTCATGATGCTATGCGCTCCTTTGCCAGCTGGATTCCTTGGGCTTAAGGCATCGAGGAACTTGAGGGTTGCCTTAGTGACTACGCATCTTCCAGTCAGAGAGGTGCCGTTAGCTCTCAGTTATGAATTAGTTCTGGAAACCATTCAAATTGTAAATGAGGACTTACAGAATAAATTTGGCATTTCTAAGCCGGTCATACGTGTCGCAGGATTGAATCCCCATGCGGGAGAGTCGGGCTATATTGGACATGAAGAAATTGAGTTCATCTCTCCTGCTATTGAGGCTGCAAAAACGATGGGTATTAACGTGACGGGACCTTATCCAGGTGACACCATGTTCGACGCCTCTTCATTGACAAGCGTTGATGCTTATATAGCGATGTTTCACGATCAAGGCTTAGCCCCATTTAAATTTGTTAGTTTTGGTGGTGGCGTCAATGTCACCTTGGGCTTACCAATTATTCGTACATCGGTTGATCACGGTACGGCATTGGATATTGCGGGTAAAGGGGTGGCAGATTCTGGAAGCATGTTTGAAGCCCTTAGTTTGGCTTATCAATTGGGGCAGTAA
- a CDS encoding peptidylprolyl isomerase, producing MMLCRNRLKHLSAAILFCGLASFSSFSAAQDSARSGAVVDSKVRNIDGVAAVVNTGYVTRKEIDDRIAALKKQGAKLPDDATLRKVILERLIVEKIQLQNAEQDGVKITDKEINKIVGDIAAKNKLTYAELKVKIEASGTTFARYKEMLRDEIIVSRYREREVEGKIKISDAEIDNFIADRRAAVTGGPVQRSAPAAKGAPEEIDVAQIFIPVNAGAGAGTQAEVKKLADALLRQARGDADFMQLGAMAAKDNPSIKFQDLGYRTPDRLPQLFYEAIRNTGGGQVASNVVKSPAGYHVLKVLDRRALVAGAAPEPQAAPQEAASTTLQNIMVTQTMSRHILLRNRPGLSNQDAERRLQGYRDQVRAKTADFGELAKKYSEDGSAANGGNLGWMGPGDLVPEFDQAMNRLQVGEVSNPVKTEFGWHLIQVLERREAQLTIEKQRQFALAAIREKKFEQAYQDWLRELRDTATVKILNVEDAATSAPR from the coding sequence ATGATGCTTTGCAGGAATCGCCTTAAACACCTTAGTGCCGCTATTTTATTTTGCGGCCTTGCTTCATTTTCTAGCTTCAGCGCTGCGCAAGATTCTGCTCGCAGTGGTGCTGTTGTCGATAGCAAGGTTCGGAATATTGACGGAGTTGCGGCAGTTGTTAATACAGGCTACGTTACACGTAAAGAGATTGATGATCGAATTGCTGCCCTTAAAAAGCAGGGGGCAAAGCTGCCAGACGATGCTACTTTACGAAAAGTCATTCTCGAGCGTTTAATTGTTGAGAAAATTCAACTCCAAAATGCCGAACAAGATGGCGTAAAAATTACGGACAAAGAAATTAATAAAATCGTTGGCGATATTGCGGCAAAAAATAAATTAACGTATGCAGAGCTCAAAGTGAAAATTGAAGCTTCGGGTACTACTTTTGCACGTTACAAAGAAATGTTGCGCGATGAAATTATTGTGAGTCGTTATCGTGAGCGTGAGGTTGAAGGCAAGATTAAGATTTCTGATGCTGAAATCGATAACTTTATTGCGGATCGTAGAGCTGCCGTCACGGGTGGTCCTGTTCAGCGATCTGCGCCAGCCGCAAAGGGCGCTCCAGAAGAAATCGATGTTGCACAGATTTTTATTCCCGTAAATGCGGGAGCTGGGGCCGGCACTCAAGCTGAAGTCAAGAAACTTGCAGACGCTTTATTGCGTCAAGCCCGCGGCGATGCTGATTTTATGCAACTGGGTGCAATGGCTGCTAAAGATAATCCAAGCATTAAGTTTCAGGATCTGGGTTATCGCACTCCAGATCGTTTGCCTCAATTATTTTATGAAGCCATTAGAAATACTGGCGGTGGCCAGGTTGCCAGTAATGTCGTGAAGAGTCCAGCTGGTTACCATGTGCTCAAAGTATTGGATCGTCGCGCGCTTGTTGCTGGCGCTGCCCCTGAACCTCAGGCTGCTCCACAGGAGGCTGCTTCTACTACTCTGCAAAATATTATGGTTACGCAAACAATGTCGCGCCATATTTTGTTGCGCAATCGTCCTGGCTTATCTAACCAAGATGCCGAGAGACGTCTTCAGGGATATAGAGATCAGGTTCGCGCCAAGACAGCGGACTTTGGCGAGCTTGCCAAAAAGTATTCTGAAGATGGCTCTGCTGCGAACGGCGGAAACTTAGGTTGGATGGGGCCTGGTGATTTGGTGCCCGAGTTTGATCAAGCCATGAACCGCCTGCAAGTTGGTGAGGTCAGCAATCCTGTTAAAACGGAGTTTGGTTGGCATTTAATTCAGGTGCTAGAGCGCCGTGAAGCTCAGCTGACTATTGAAAAGCAACGACAGTTTGCTCTCGCAGCTATTCGTGAGAAAAAGTTTGAGCAGGCCTATCAGGATTGGTTGCGTGAGCTGCGCGATACAGCAACTGTCAAGATTCTGAATGTGGAAGATGCAGCAACTAGCGCCCCTCGTTAA
- the lptD gene encoding LPS assembly protein LptD: protein MSHYRRRAGLCAPLLTAATLRVMMGVAFFIFVLPGHAQAPAPLPALGQSSINSILLPDRGNVTILKLDDQLRVGQPISDSKALTFTSSDSIDGVVDRDMHLKGRAQIRRNGAVLKADEITYDPDTDIADLLGNAELSKGNVTFKGPKGQFKVDAREGAMESPIYQLRNNGGNGSASKLTVQXHLKGRAQIRRNGAVLKADEITYDPDTDIADLLGNAELSKGNVTFKGPKGQFKVDAREGAMESPIYQLRNNGGNGSASKLTVQSADVFVFDKATYTTCTPENMDWYFTVNSMEIDNEQKEMVSTHGVMHFFDVPIAYVPYFTAPTGGQRRSGLLAPVAGYNSNNGFDVTQPYYVNIAPNRDLLLLPRYMNQRGAMLGAQYRFLDSQYSGTAMGEFMSYDKKTGTDRWKYDWQQRQIFSGGTGPGGVPLPGSWTGYANMARVSDNMYPTDFSQSIAGAVTSQFRQEVGTAKNLTGSLSNWTVGAKAATFQTLQPDPTVTVQAPYNILPNITATYNNRLTPAAADYSGKYLALPSGPVTTFSSDFTRFSYNIGGNLAATAPGVYSQADRTVLKGAMSLPQVTPGYYLTPKVSFQSNTYNATQFTTGTVPIVQGFTIPTFSLDSGLALEREAAELKGFYGRDMLLTMEPRAFYLYTPYQSQAQTPIFDTADAGFGVSKIFSENTFVGNDRIADSNAATLGLTSRIIESNTGTERANVTLAQKQQFVGQRVGLNGNIASPTTYSDTLGSGSIRLLGNFSADVFGQYNTQLNKFVQSTVGGSWRPTPGRSLNFGYRNVWSPPVQASIQNNQTFVPAATTTDQYNISGQWPITREVSLLGRWGYDALAAKTLNSLMALEWTRDCWTFRGAYSQVANTSQMTTTQILFQIEFRGFASAGSNPDPVDIMKLNVPGYMPTSKPIPPSIYENYQ, encoded by the coding sequence ATGAGTCATTATCGCCGTCGCGCCGGCCTTTGCGCCCCTCTTTTAACAGCTGCAACCCTGCGCGTAATGATGGGGGTGGCATTCTTTATTTTCGTGCTTCCGGGGCATGCTCAGGCACCAGCTCCATTGCCCGCCCTTGGACAGTCTTCAATCAATTCTATTTTGCTTCCCGATCGCGGAAATGTAACCATTTTAAAGTTAGATGATCAGTTGCGTGTGGGTCAGCCGATCAGTGATAGCAAAGCGCTCACTTTTACTTCTAGCGATTCTATTGATGGTGTTGTTGATCGTGATATGCATCTTAAAGGTCGCGCGCAAATTCGTCGTAATGGAGCTGTACTGAAAGCAGATGAAATTACTTATGATCCGGACACTGATATTGCAGACCTATTAGGCAACGCGGAGTTATCAAAAGGCAACGTTACGTTTAAGGGTCCTAAAGGACAGTTCAAAGTGGATGCGCGCGAGGGTGCAATGGAGTCCCCTATATACCAATTGCGCAATAACGGTGGTAATGGCTCGGCAAGTAAATTAACCGTGCAAAGNCATCTTAAAGGTCGCGCGCAAATTCGTCGTAATGGAGCTGTACTGAAAGCAGATGAAATTACTTATGATCCGGACACTGATATTGCAGACCTATTAGGCAACGCGGAGTTATCAAAAGGCAACGTTACGTTTAAGGGTCCTAAAGGACAGTTCAAAGTGGATGCGCGCGAGGGTGCAATGGAGTCCCCTATATACCAATTGCGCAATAACGGTGGTAATGGCTCGGCAAGTAAATTAACCGTGCAAAGTGCTGATGTGTTTGTATTTGATAAAGCTACTTACACCACGTGTACACCAGAAAACATGGATTGGTATTTCACGGTCAACTCAATGGAGATTGATAACGAACAAAAAGAAATGGTTAGTACGCACGGCGTCATGCATTTCTTTGATGTGCCTATTGCCTACGTTCCGTATTTCACCGCACCAACCGGTGGCCAGCGTCGCTCAGGCTTACTCGCCCCGGTTGCGGGCTATAACTCCAACAATGGATTTGATGTTACTCAGCCCTACTATGTAAATATTGCGCCCAACCGCGACTTGCTGTTATTGCCCCGTTATATGAATCAACGCGGCGCTATGCTTGGCGCTCAGTACCGATTCTTGGATAGTCAATATTCCGGCACTGCCATGGGTGAGTTCATGTCTTACGATAAGAAGACGGGCACAGATCGCTGGAAGTACGACTGGCAACAGCGACAGATTTTCAGTGGTGGGACAGGACCTGGCGGTGTGCCCTTACCGGGTTCATGGACGGGCTACGCCAACATGGCAAGAGTCTCTGACAATATGTATCCAACAGATTTTTCACAAAGTATTGCTGGAGCTGTCACAAGTCAATTTCGTCAGGAGGTTGGAACCGCTAAAAATCTGACAGGCAGTTTGAGTAACTGGACTGTGGGCGCTAAAGCGGCAACATTTCAAACTTTGCAACCCGATCCAACGGTTACGGTGCAAGCGCCTTACAACATATTGCCAAACATTACTGCTACCTATAACAACCGCTTGACTCCAGCAGCAGCGGATTACAGCGGAAAGTATTTAGCGTTACCAAGTGGGCCTGTTACAACTTTCTCATCTGACTTCACACGCTTTTCTTATAACATCGGCGGCAATTTAGCGGCTACAGCGCCAGGTGTATATAGCCAGGCTGATAGAACTGTTCTCAAGGGTGCAATGTCACTCCCACAGGTGACGCCAGGATATTACTTAACTCCCAAAGTGAGTTTTCAGTCAAATACTTACAATGCAACCCAATTTACTACGGGCACTGTCCCGATTGTGCAAGGCTTTACTATTCCGACCTTTAGTCTAGATTCTGGTTTGGCTCTTGAGCGTGAAGCAGCTGAGCTAAAAGGATTTTATGGTCGCGATATGCTGTTGACTATGGAGCCGCGAGCGTTTTATCTGTACACGCCTTATCAGAGCCAAGCGCAAACGCCGATCTTCGATACTGCTGATGCAGGTTTTGGCGTCTCCAAAATTTTTAGTGAAAACACATTTGTCGGTAATGACCGTATTGCTGACAGCAACGCTGCAACACTGGGTTTAACTAGTCGCATCATTGAGTCAAACACTGGTACTGAGCGTGCAAACGTGACGCTTGCTCAGAAGCAGCAATTTGTAGGTCAAAGAGTTGGCTTGAACGGCAACATTGCTAGCCCTACAACGTATTCGGATACATTGGGTTCGGGATCGATTCGTTTGCTTGGTAACTTCAGTGCAGATGTATTTGGACAATACAACACCCAGCTAAATAAATTTGTGCAGAGTACTGTTGGCGGTAGCTGGCGACCAACTCCCGGCAGAAGTTTAAATTTTGGCTATCGCAATGTATGGTCACCACCAGTTCAGGCTTCGATACAAAACAATCAAACTTTCGTTCCGGCTGCAACAACAACCGATCAATACAATATTTCTGGGCAGTGGCCGATTACTCGTGAAGTGTCGTTGCTGGGCCGTTGGGGATATGATGCTTTGGCTGCCAAAACCTTAAATTCTTTAATGGCTTTAGAGTGGACTCGTGATTGCTGGACTTTCCGTGGCGCGTACTCTCAAGTGGCCAATACATCACAGATGACCACCACCCAAATCCTATTCCAAATAGAATTTAGAGGCTTTGCTAGTGCGGGAAGCAATCCAGATCCAGTTGATATTATGAAGTTAAATGTCCCTGGATATATGCCTACCTCTAAGCCAATTCCACCCTCAATTTATGAGAACTATCAATGA
- the murU gene encoding N-acetylmuramate alpha-1-phosphate uridylyltransferase MurU, with protein MNKSMLIPCFLLAAGRGERMRPLTDDLPKPLLTIQNKSLLQWHIEALAKAGIQNIVINHAWLGKKIEKALDDGSQFNLHIKYSPEETALETAGGIRQALPILNPGDYFLVINGDVFSPNLPISQLLDAATKMGLDSHQPLAHLLMVPNPVQHPEGDFYLQGSSVKNSAAPNAEKLTFSGIGIYHKDLFKGLEYGAPAKLAPLLQTAMEQNKVSGEKYIGPWHDVGTPQRLQELNAAYE; from the coding sequence ATGAATAAGAGCATGCTGATTCCCTGTTTTCTGCTTGCTGCAGGTAGAGGTGAACGCATGCGTCCTCTTACAGATGATCTACCAAAGCCCCTCTTAACAATCCAAAATAAGTCTCTATTGCAATGGCATATAGAAGCATTAGCGAAAGCTGGAATTCAAAACATCGTTATCAACCACGCTTGGTTGGGTAAAAAAATTGAGAAGGCCTTGGATGATGGAAGCCAATTTAACCTACACATCAAATACTCCCCCGAAGAAACGGCTTTAGAAACTGCTGGCGGAATACGCCAAGCGCTTCCCATCCTGAATCCAGGGGATTACTTTTTAGTAATCAATGGGGATGTATTTAGTCCAAACCTGCCAATTTCCCAGCTCTTGGATGCTGCCACCAAGATGGGTTTGGATAGTCATCAGCCTTTGGCCCACCTGCTGATGGTCCCCAACCCCGTCCAGCACCCCGAGGGAGATTTCTACCTCCAGGGCTCGTCCGTAAAGAATTCAGCAGCGCCCAATGCTGAAAAGCTCACATTCTCAGGAATTGGCATTTATCACAAAGACTTATTTAAGGGCCTGGAATATGGGGCTCCAGCTAAGCTCGCCCCTTTATTGCAAACTGCAATGGAGCAAAATAAAGTGTCTGGTGAAAAATATATCGGCCCATGGCACGATGTAGGTACGCCACAACGCTTACAAGAGCTCAATGCAGCATATGAATAA